In the Kineosporiaceae bacterium genome, one interval contains:
- a CDS encoding universal stress protein: MPVVVGYVATPEGRAALRHAARECRLRNTDLVVINSNRGGRDLDADEAVRYERDVEYIRTQLDADGVTYEVRQLVRGMDPAEDLIAVAVEVDADFIVIGLRRRTPVGKLILGSNAQRILLEAPCPVLAVKAESD; this comes from the coding sequence ATGCCTGTCGTCGTGGGATATGTGGCTACTCCCGAGGGCCGCGCCGCGCTGCGTCACGCTGCCCGGGAATGCCGTCTGCGCAACACCGACCTCGTCGTGATCAACTCGAATCGGGGTGGGCGGGATCTCGATGCCGACGAAGCGGTCCGGTATGAGCGCGATGTCGAGTACATCCGGACCCAGCTCGATGCGGACGGGGTCACGTACGAGGTCCGCCAGTTGGTGCGTGGCATGGACCCTGCCGAGGACCTGATCGCGGTGGCCGTCGAGGTGGACGCCGATTTCATCGTCATCGGTCTGCGTCGCCGGACTCCCGTGGGCAAGTTGATCCTCGGGTCCAATGCGCAACGGATCCTGCTCGAGGCGCCGTGCCCCGTCCTGGCCGTCAAGGCCGAGTCCGACTGA